In the Leishmania mexicana MHOM/GT/2001/U1103 complete genome, chromosome 34 genome, GTTGCACCTCAGGGTCCAGCACCCTCACTCTGTGTCTGGGGGGGAGGCCAAGCAGCACCccccctatccctgccaatgccgaaccGCTTGCAGTGGTGACGCAGGGCCAAGCACCCACGACGTGGTGGTGTCAGTGCGCTTCATCGCTGCTCATGCCGgcagcgtgtcagcgtgactcgaacgtACTCcgcccggccctcgcactgcccactggtggtgggtggcctgcgtgccgccgcgagggatgcaccagggATGGCGACTGGCATGATGTGAgccgctgtgaggcgacatgcgaggcggcggatCGGTAGGGTACCGAGGCCGCGCTCAGCCGACCGAgccgccgcactgctgcgctggcgtgtGTCCGCGGCTGCGTTGCACCACGAGACGGGTCTGGGACTGGCCGGAGGGGCTGCAGAGTGGCGTTGGACTCCTGCTGCACGGCAGAGaatggacacacacacgttggaaagaaaaaaggacaTCAAAAGGAAGAGACCGCAACAGCGGGTCACACACAACGGCGGCTTGTCGACACGCGATGCCATAAGTTGGCGGACTGAAACTGTTCCATAAGACGAACGGTCGGCAGATGAGCCCATGGTTTAGTCGTGCATTTTCGTGCTAGGCTCTCCCCAACTGAAGAACCGAAAGCGTTAGATGTACCTGTTCTTACAACGCGACTAGACGTGAACGAAAAAGTGTTTTTGTGCTTCTCTGTGTCAcatctttctcttctttttctcaACATCGATTTACTTTTTTCTCACCGTCTTCTCGCGCTGGTACCTGGGGTGTGGGGGTTCCGGGAGACACAGAGCCACGCGCATATATCGGGCTTACCCCAGAAGCCACAGAAagggacgcacacgcacgcacaaggtCAGCGAAGCGTCAAGGGTGACTCTGAGAAATCGGAGCGTGACCGTTCAGCTCTGCTCGTGTTGAGGGTAGCCGCGCGCAGTCCATCATGAAGCGTCCTCGCGGTGGCTACACCGACTCCAACGACGAGCGCGCAGGCAAGGTGCACGCCTTCATTAAGAGTCTTCAGTTTTCTGTTCCGCTCTACCGCCTCCGTGAGCAGCAGGACCGCCGCGAGTGTCCCAAATGTCACAAGCGTCGCCTCTTCTACTGCTATGACTGCCTCATTACCGTACACCCGGAGtcccacccaccaccgctgGCACTGCCACTTAACGTGTACGTTGTGTTGCACCCCAACGAGCTTCGCGGCAAGAGCACTAGCTTGGCTGCGTCGACCATTTCACCCGACTTGCACATTGTAGAGTATCCGGCGGTGCCGGAGCAGCTCGAGCCAGAGCTCACGCTGGTCTTGTATCCCAGCGATCAGAGCGTGGAGCTGCATGAGGTGGAGCATCTTGACCAGTACAAGAACGTCGTCTTCATTGACAGCACGTGGCAGCAGAGCAAAGCGATTGCACGGGATGAACGGGTGAGCAAACTTAAGCACGTCCGCATCAAGTCGCAGACGTCGCTCTTCTGGCGCTTCCAAAACAATGATCCGACCTACCTCGCCACCGTCGAGGCGATCTACTTCTTTCTGCGCGAGTATATCACCCAAGTGAATAAGCTGAAGGCACAATCGGAGcacagtggcagcagcccaTCACCACCCCCGCCCGCGCACCAGGTCGAGTCGAAGGACAGCAAAGCCTCCACGTCGGCCATCAGCGAAATCAGTCCGAAGACCGCTGATGGGgcggcgagcagcgccgacgccacctcctcctacCACGGGGAAGTGGATGACCTCCTCTTCTACTACATCAACCAGTACATCGGAGTCCAGCAGCGCTACACCAGCGGCAATCCGAACAAGTACACCGACCGCCACTTCAGCGGGTACATTATCCAAAACACCTCATGGGACGAGCTcgttgcgccgccgccggctgaCAGCAACACCAGCGAAAAGGTGACCGAACCGCCACGCGAGATTGAGTAAGGGTagggcacgcgcacatggGTCTCTCTttgaatgtgtgtgtgtgtgtgcgtctgaGTTGATTTGAGGCTTCCACGCACTCAGAAGGCGAAGCAGTCGTACAATGACCGCGTTCACCTGCATGGCACTGGTGTTTGCGTGTGTAAAGCACATGCCTTGGGCGCTTCTTCCTCTTTGGTGCGATTGCCACAGAGGGCGCGCCCACATGGTCGTTTCTCCAACAGCCCTCCCTCCACTTCCCACCCGTAAACACGTGTAACGTCcatgaaaaagaaaagaatgCGAATAACAAAGTTTCTCGAGTCGCATCGCCGCCTTCGTGCGACTTGATCTTTATCTTCGCTTCCAGCGTCCGTGACGCAGGTTGGCGCTTCGAAGGAGAGAAAATAGACCTCCCTCGTTGCACACGCAAGGCTCACATCCGAGCTGCGTACGCAAGATTGTTGCAGATACCTTGTTTtctgcgtgtatgcgtgagGGTTGCCTCTCCTTGCAAGAAGCGACGCAAAAAGTGCGCTGAGCAGAGCCGATCTCGCCTGCCCTCCACCACTTCCCAGAGGAGGTGTGCTGTGATGGACGATGCGTCTGCATCCTATTTATGCCATCCCCGTCACACAGAGACGTACATGCTTATGAGGGCACATGCacatcgtcctcctcctcctcctccatgcagcatcactctctctcttcatccCCATCGCGGCGCCTCCCGCTGTGCTCTACATTTCCCAGCGCACCATATCTCCCCGCCCCAGTACATACACTCACGCGTCagagcacgcacgccacaCTGTCCGGCATCGACCCGCGGCCGAGTCGAAAGCGTGtgtttgtatgtgtgtgtgtgtgtgactggAGGGTCGCCCCGCGTGTCCAATGCATCCCTGCACTCCTCAACGCTGCTTTCAACACATCCCTTTTTTAATTTTCATATTGCGTCACTTGTAACGATACGCCTCATTTTGGCATCTACATccagagacacacacacacacacacacagatagcGGCAAGGTAGGCCCTTTTCTGTCGTCTTTAGCGTGGCAGTTTTCTCTTCCCCGAATGCCACCGAAGGGGAAATCGGCGGtgcggagcggcggcgcagctgcaagCGCGTCGCCTGTGGCCGCGCCGCAAGTCGATGGCAAGGATATCTGGTTGGCGACGGATGCCCTGCAAAAGACGAATGCGATGCGCAACTACTTCCAACTCGAGCGGGACCGCATCATCGCCTTCTGGAACATCTCCAAGAGGGAGCTCGAGGACATCAAGGAGTCGATTCGCGAAaaggagcaggagaaggcagagcaggcggagcggcatGAGGTAGAGAAGCAAATCTTCAAGCAGAAGATCCGCCACCTACTGTACGAAAACCAGGTTCAGCTTTCTACcatgaaggaggaggcgcagcgtgCACTGACAAGCCGGGAGGAGGAGTACCGTACGAAGGAGAGCAACGCTGCCCGCAACCTGCGCGACACGAAGCTGGCGGACCGTGAACTGGAGGTGCGGCatctggagcagcagcgcgcgctgcttACCCAGCAGGACAAGGAGATTGCAGAGCAGCAATCGAATTTTGAGCGAGAGATCAAGGAGATGCACCTCCGGTACGAAGACTTGCTGAAGAGTGTGCGTGAGGAGATGGACGAGGCCCGGAAAGAGGAGCTCGGCCGCATCGAGGAGCGTAAGGAGAAGCACATCGCGGAGCTGAGGGAGACCCATGAGCGCACCTTCAACGAAATCAAGGACTACTTTAGCGAGATCACCTCGAACAACTTAGAAACCATTCGAACTCTCAAAGATGAGGTTTACGCTCGAAAGCGGACCGAAACACACAATGAGCGTGCCATGTACGAAGTGGCGCAGCGGAACAAGAGGCTCACCGAGCCACTCGCCAAACTGGAAAACCAGAAAAAGGTCCTCGGGCTGGAGCTGGAAAACTACCTGGCGGACAAGGAGGCCCTTGCAGAGGTGAAGCGGTCCGTCAAGGATACTCAGCAGGAAATCCAAACTGTCTCCTGGGAGCACGAGGTCCTCTCGCAGCGTTACGCGAAACTTGTCGAGGACCGTGATATCATCTTGAAGAAGTACAACGCCATGCTCCAAGACATCCAGCGCAAGTCAGCGTTCCGACGTGTGCTGATTCAAAAGAAGTTGGAGTTGGTGCAGACGCAGTTGGAGGGACGCGATGCGAagctgacggagctgctgaagcgtGCGAACGTGAACCCGGATGACttgaaggagctggagcagaaGGTGCACGACCTCATCT is a window encoding:
- a CDS encoding trypanin-like protein produces the protein MPPKGKSAVRSGGAAASASPVAAPQVDGKDIWLATDALQKTNAMRNYFQLERDRIIAFWNISKRELEDIKESIREKEQEKAEQAERHEVEKQIFKQKIRHLLYENQVQLSTMKEEAQRALTSREEEYRTKESNAARNLRDTKLADRELEVRHLEQQRALLTQQDKEIAEQQSNFEREIKEMHLRYEDLLKSVREEMDEARKEELGRIEERKEKHIAELRETHERTFNEIKDYFSEITSNNLETIRTLKDEVYARKRTETHNERAMYEVAQRNKRLTEPLAKLENQKKVLGLELENYLADKEALAEVKRSVKDTQQEIQTVSWEHEVLSQRYAKLVEDRDIILKKYNAMLQDIQRKSAFRRVLIQKKLELVQTQLEGRDAKLTELLKRANVNPDDLKELEQKVHDLISEKDKTIEDLKQLLFRLTTQSEHVVATYESYMENNGVSGWVGISGAASGAASIRA